CATCCAAAGCGCAGCCAGTGAGGGCAAAGTACTGCGCTATGTGGGGAGTATTCAAGATGGCCGTTGTCGGGTGGGTATTGAGGCGGTAGAGCGTTCACATGCGTTGTCGGATATCCGAGATGGTGAAAATGCGCTTGCCATATTAAGCCAGTATTATCAGCCCAAACCATTTGTGATCCGTGGTTATGGTGCCGGAGCGGAAGTAACCGCGGCCGGGGTATTTGCTGATATCTTGAAAACCCTGACGCGCTAGGAGTGGTTATGAAACGATTTTATGCACCCGCATCCATCGGCAATTTTTGTGTCGGTTTTGATTCACTGGGCGCTGCGATAGCCCCGCTTGATGGCACTTTGCTGGGTGATGTAGTAAGTGCTGAGGCAGCCGAACAAGACAGTTTTGAATGTATTGGTCCTTATGCTGATAAATTACCGTCGGGAGCCGAGGAAAATCTGGCTTATCAATGTCTGGTCCATTTCAGGGAGCATGTCGCTGCGACTATGCCCGGGGTGAAATTGACGTTGGAGAAACGTCTGCCAATTGGCTCGGGGCTTGGGTCCAGTGCCTGTTCAGTGGTCGCGACGTTCGCAGCGCTGGATGCCTTTGCACAGACTCAGTTGTCTCAGACGCAGATGATTGAGCTGATGGCTGACTTTGAGGGAAAAGTCAGTGGCGCACGCCACTATGACAATATCACGCCTTGCTATTTAGGGGGGTTGCAGCTGACAGCCGAGTTAATACCGGACAGGGCACTGAGCTTACCGAGCGATGACAACTGGCGACTGGTCGTAGCTTACCCTGGCTTTGCACTAAACACGGCGGCGGCCAGAGCGGTATTGCCGCAACAGCTGGCGACACACGATGCAGTCGAATTTGCGCAGCGATTAAGTGCCTTTACATTGCTCATGTCGCAGCATCAGTTTGATAAAGCGGTGACCTTGATGCGTGATGAGATTGCTGAGCCATCCAGAGCACCTTTGATCAAAGGGTTTGCAGAAGCCAAGCAAAGCTTGCCTGAATTAGGTGCACTGATGGTCAGTATTTCTGGCGCCGGGCCAACCTTGCTGGCATTGTGCGATAACGATCAGGATGCACAGCGATGCCAACTATGGCTACAACAACACTATTTAAATGAACATGGCTTCAGTCACATATGCCGATTAGACCTACAGGGTACAAGAGAAATAAAGGAAGGAGAGTAGAATGAAACTGGTGAACTTAAAAGATGATACTCAGACAGTATCCTTTATTGAAGCGGTAAAAACAGGTCTTGGCCGTAATCAGGGGGTGTTTTTCCCAACTGAGCTTGTGCCACTGACAGGCGTTGATGCTTTACTGGCACAACCGTTTGCGCAGCGCAGTGCCGCGATTCTGAAACATCTGATCGGAGATGAGCTACCGCTCGATTCTTTGCAGAGCATGTGCGAACAGGCATTTGATTTTCCTGCCCAATTAGTACAAGTTGAAGAAAATAAATATTGCCTGGAGCTCTTTCATGGGCCAACGCTTGCCTTTAAAGACTTCGGTGGCCGATTTATGGCGCAATGTATTGGTGCGTTTAGTCAGGGCGAGCGGGTGACAATATTAACTGCAACCAGTGGCGACACCGGCGCTGCCGTTGCGCATGCGTTTTATCAAATGCCCGGCGTTGACGTGGTGATCCTGTATCCGCAGGGTAAAATTTCGCTGGCGCAACAAAAGTTGTTCACCACACTGGGAGAAAATATTCATTGTTATGCCGTTGAGGGCAGCTTCGATGACTGTCAGGCACTGGTAAAACAGGCTTTCTTAGATGATGAGGTTAAACAAACGCTGGGGCTGAATTCAGCCAATTCAATCAACATCAGTCGTCTGCTGGCCCAGGTGTGTTATTACTTCGAGGCCTTTGCCCAGCTCACAGCGGCTGAACGCGCACAGGTTCATGTCTCCGTACCGAGCGGTAATTTCGGCAATGTGTGTGCGGCTATGATTGCCGCGGCGCTGGGGCTGCCTGTAAAACGCCTCAGTGCAACCACCAACCAAAATGACACTGTGCCCCGTTACCTGGACTCTGGCCAGTGGCAACCTAATGCGACTTTGGAATCTATTTCTAATGCGATGGATGTGAGCAAACCTAATAATTGGCCTCGCGTTGAATCTATGTTGGATAGTGGATACTTTCCAAAGTATGAGTTTTATTCACGTTCAGTGTCGGAAGAGCGAACGCAGGAAGTCATGCGCCAGGTTGCAAAAGGAGGTTATGTGACAGAACCGCATACTGCCATCGCTTACGAAGGGCTCCAGTTGGATGGACAGCCAGAAGAAACCGGTATTTTTCTGGCGACGGCGCATCCTGCTAAATTCAGAGAAACAGTAGAAGCTGTGCTGGAACAGGCGATTGAGATGCCTGAAGCGCTCGCAAGTGCGCTGGAAAAGCCGTGTTTGGCCGAGCCCTTGTCCGCGGATTATGAAGCACTCAAACAGGCTATTTTGACGCGTTTGGTGCGTTAACAGTCTGCTTGTTGTTTTGCTGGCGGTGCTGTGCGTCGCCAGCAAAGCGCATTTAGTAGATTTCAATTTGAAATGTAAGTGAACTTTTTAATAAAAAATATAAATGTTTAAATAAAAAAATATCATCCCCCAAACACTGTGAAATAAATTCAATCCTTGTTTAAATAGGCTCACACCGATTTCATAGGCAAATGGCCGCAATTTGCGTACAATCAAGCCTTCAAAAACCAATCTTACGTGTACCTAGGAGACACCATGTTAGAACGTAACATGAATATTGCAGATTTTGACCCAGAACTATTTCAAGCGATCCAGTCGGAAACCACCCGTCAGGAAGAGCACATTGAGCTTATCGCTTCTGAAAACTACTGTAGCCCACGCGTACTAGAGGCTCAGGGGTCGCAGTTAACTAACAAATATGCTGAAGGTTATCCGGGTAAGCGTTACTACGGTGGCTGTGAGCACGTTGACGTGGTTGAGCAGCTGGCGATTGACCGTGCTTGTGAATTGTTTGGTTGTGATTACGCAAACGTACAGCCTCACGCGGGTTCTCAGGCTAACGCTGCGGTATTCCAGGCGCTGCTTCAGCCGCATGACACTGTGTTGGGTATGAGCCTGGCGCATGGTGGTCACCTGACGCACGGTTCACACGTGAACTTTTCTGGTAAAACCTACAATGCAATTCAGTATGGTCTGAATGAAGAAACGGGCGAAATTGACTACGCACAGGTTGAAGCGCTGGCATTAGAGCACAAGCCAAAAATGATCATCGGCGGTTTCTCTGCTTACTCAGGAATAGTTGACTGGGCTAAATTCCGTGAGATTGCGGATAAAGTCGGTGCTTACCTGCTGGTTGATATGGCACACGTAGCGGGTCTGGTTGCTGCGGGTATCTACCCAAGCCCAATCCCACACGCACACGTTGTGACAACGACTACACACAAAACACTGGCTGGTCCTCGCGGTGGTTTGATCTTGTCTGCATGTGGTGATGCGGATATCTACAAAAAACTGAACAGTGCGGTTTTCCCGGGTGGTCAGGGTGGTCCTTTGTGTCACGTGATCGCAGCTAAAGCAGTTGCATTCAAAGAAGCGTTGCAAGACGAGTTCAAAGCATACCAGACACAAGTGGTTAAAAATGCACAGGCGATGGTCGCGGTACTTCAGGAGCGTGGTTATAAAGTGGTCTCTGGTAAGACAGACAACCACCTGTTCCTGCTTGATCTGATCGACAAAGACATCACTGGTAAAGATGCTGACGCTGCGCTAGGTCGTGCCAACATCACCGTGAATAAGAACTCTGTACCAAACGATCCGCGTTCTCCGTTTGTGACTTCTGGTCTGCGTATTGGTTCACCAGCTATCACACGCCGTGGCTTTAAAGAAGCTGAAGCGGGCGAGCTGGCAGGCTGGATCTGTGACGTGCTTGATAACATCGAAGATGACGCGGTACAGGCACAAGTAAAAGAAAAGGTTAAAGCAATCTGCGCTAAGCTACCTGTTTACGCGTAAAGCTGAAAGATTACCGAAATAGATAAGAAAAGGCTGCCTTAAGTGCGGCCTTTTTTATGTGCATCGAATGCTACTATCTTGATATACTGGCAGCAATTGGCTCAAAGTGCGTTCTGAAATAACTGAAGCAGTTTGGGTTTTTATCTGTTTTTCATAGTGAGCTTTTATGCACTGTCCATTTTGTACGGCAAAAGAAACCAAAGTGATTGATTCACGATTAGTTGGCTCGGGCCATCAGGTCCGCAGGCGACGTGAGTGTATTTTGTGTCATGAGCGCTTTACCACCTTTGAAGGTGCTGAGTTGGTTATGCCCAGAGTCATCAAGCAAGATGGCTCCAGAGAGCCATTCAACGAAGATAAGTTACAAAATGGGTTACATCGCGCGCTGGAGAAGCGTCCGGTGAGTACGGAGCAGATTGAAGAAGTCGTTCATCAGATCAAGTCTCAGTTACGAGCGACTGGTGAGCGTGAAGTACCCAGCCAGTTGGTGGGTGAGTGCATTATGGAAGCATTGAAAAAACTCGATAAAGTCGCTTATGTCAGGTTTGCGTCGGTTTATCGTTGTTTTGAAGATGTAAAAGAGTTTGGTGAAGAAATTGCCCGTTTGGGGGATGAATGAGTTTTACACAGGCTGATCAGACCTATATGGCACGCGCCATTGAATTGGCTCAGCAAGGCCGTTTTACCACCACACCCAACCCGAATGTAGGCTGCGTGATCGTAAATAACGGTGAGATTGTCGGTGAAGGGTTTCATTTACGCGCCGGAGAGCCACATGCAGAAGTACATGCCCTGCGTGAGGCGAAAGCGCGTGCACGAGGTGCAACAGCCTATGTGACACTTGAGCCCTGCAGCCATTACGGCCGTACCCCTCCGTGTGCAAAAGGCCTGATCGAAGCGGGCGTAAGCAAAGTCATCGCAGCCATGGTTGACCCTAACCCTGAAGTGGCCGGGCGGGGATTAGCGATGCTCAATGAGGCCGGGATAGAAACAGCCTCCGGGTTGCTGGAGCAACAGGCTCGAGCACTGAACAAAGGGTTTTTAAAGCGCATGGAACACGGCTTGCCTTTTGTTATCTGTAAATTGGCTGCAAGCCTGGACGGTAAAACGGCACTGGGTAATGGTGAAAGTAAATGGATCACCGGGGAAGCGGCACGACGAGATGTTCAGCTTGGCCGCGCACAAAGCTGCGCAATTTTAACTGGCGCTGACACCGTGCTGGTCGACGATGCCCGGCTTAATGTGCGCGCACAGGAGCTGGCGGACATTGAGCGCCCCGTTGAACAATGGCGGCAACCGATTCGGGTGATTATTGACTCGCAAAACCGTCTGCATCCTGAGTTAGCTTTGTTTAAAATCCCGTCTCCTGTCGTTATTTTGCGTTCAGACCTTGATAATCAACACAACTGGCCACATTTCGTAGAGCAAATTAAAATTACTACCCATGCAGGTAAAATTGACTTGCATGCAGCGCTGAGTACGTTAGCTGAGCGTAATATCAATCAAGTCTGGCTGGAAGCCGGTGCAACACTGGCGGGTGCCATGCATCAACAAAGTTTGATTGATGAGTATTTGATTTATCTGGCACCTAAGATCATCGGCACCCATGGTAAAGACTTGTTCAACAGCGCGCCGCTGGCGTCGATGAGTGAGATCACCGAATTACATATTGCAGAGGTCGTGTCGATAGGGACGGACATTCGCGTCACGGCACACAAACAACAAGGTAAGTAAGACATTATGTTTACAGGCATCATTGAAGCAACGGGCACATTGACAGAGCTAACGCTTAAACAGGGTGATCTCAGCGTGCGAGTTACTAGCACAACACTGGATATGAATGATGTGCAACTTGGCGATAGCATTGCCACAAATGGAGTGTGTCTGACCGTTGTTGAGAAGTTTGCTGACGGTTTTCGTGCCGACGTTTCAAATGAAACGCTGAAGTTAACCCGTTTCGGTGAATATCGGGTTGGACAAAAAGTGAACCTGGAAAAAGCCCTGCAACCGATCTCACGTCTTGGTGGCCATTTGGTATCTGGTCACGTCGACGGCATTGCTGAGGTCGTCGCCGTGCAGCCCAATGCACGCGCCACAGATTACTGGCTCAAAGCGCCAGCACAATTAATGAAATACATCCCCTATAAAGGCTCCGTGGCCATTGATGGCATAAGCCTGACGGTAAATGACCTGGATGGTGATAAATTCAAGTTGACGATAGTGCCACACACCGCACAGGAAACCACTATTGTCGACTTTAAGGTGGGAACCTTACTCAACCTGGAAGTGGATCAGATAGCTCGTTATCTTGAAAGGTTGATCCAGGGTGAACCGGTTGCCACGCAGCAATCAACTCTCACATCTAGCTTGCTC
This genomic window from Pseudoalteromonas rubra contains:
- the thrB gene encoding homoserine kinase, encoding MKRFYAPASIGNFCVGFDSLGAAIAPLDGTLLGDVVSAEAAEQDSFECIGPYADKLPSGAEENLAYQCLVHFREHVAATMPGVKLTLEKRLPIGSGLGSSACSVVATFAALDAFAQTQLSQTQMIELMADFEGKVSGARHYDNITPCYLGGLQLTAELIPDRALSLPSDDNWRLVVAYPGFALNTAAARAVLPQQLATHDAVEFAQRLSAFTLLMSQHQFDKAVTLMRDEIAEPSRAPLIKGFAEAKQSLPELGALMVSISGAGPTLLALCDNDQDAQRCQLWLQQHYLNEHGFSHICRLDLQGTREIKEGE
- the ribD gene encoding bifunctional diaminohydroxyphosphoribosylaminopyrimidine deaminase/5-amino-6-(5-phosphoribosylamino)uracil reductase RibD, whose translation is MSFTQADQTYMARAIELAQQGRFTTTPNPNVGCVIVNNGEIVGEGFHLRAGEPHAEVHALREAKARARGATAYVTLEPCSHYGRTPPCAKGLIEAGVSKVIAAMVDPNPEVAGRGLAMLNEAGIETASGLLEQQARALNKGFLKRMEHGLPFVICKLAASLDGKTALGNGESKWITGEAARRDVQLGRAQSCAILTGADTVLVDDARLNVRAQELADIERPVEQWRQPIRVIIDSQNRLHPELALFKIPSPVVILRSDLDNQHNWPHFVEQIKITTHAGKIDLHAALSTLAERNINQVWLEAGATLAGAMHQQSLIDEYLIYLAPKIIGTHGKDLFNSAPLASMSEITELHIAEVVSIGTDIRVTAHKQQGK
- the nrdR gene encoding transcriptional regulator NrdR; translation: MHCPFCTAKETKVIDSRLVGSGHQVRRRRECILCHERFTTFEGAELVMPRVIKQDGSREPFNEDKLQNGLHRALEKRPVSTEQIEEVVHQIKSQLRATGEREVPSQLVGECIMEALKKLDKVAYVRFASVYRCFEDVKEFGEEIARLGDE
- the glyA gene encoding serine hydroxymethyltransferase yields the protein MLERNMNIADFDPELFQAIQSETTRQEEHIELIASENYCSPRVLEAQGSQLTNKYAEGYPGKRYYGGCEHVDVVEQLAIDRACELFGCDYANVQPHAGSQANAAVFQALLQPHDTVLGMSLAHGGHLTHGSHVNFSGKTYNAIQYGLNEETGEIDYAQVEALALEHKPKMIIGGFSAYSGIVDWAKFREIADKVGAYLLVDMAHVAGLVAAGIYPSPIPHAHVVTTTTHKTLAGPRGGLILSACGDADIYKKLNSAVFPGGQGGPLCHVIAAKAVAFKEALQDEFKAYQTQVVKNAQAMVAVLQERGYKVVSGKTDNHLFLLDLIDKDITGKDADAALGRANITVNKNSVPNDPRSPFVTSGLRIGSPAITRRGFKEAEAGELAGWICDVLDNIEDDAVQAQVKEKVKAICAKLPVYA
- the thrC gene encoding threonine synthase; translated protein: MKLVNLKDDTQTVSFIEAVKTGLGRNQGVFFPTELVPLTGVDALLAQPFAQRSAAILKHLIGDELPLDSLQSMCEQAFDFPAQLVQVEENKYCLELFHGPTLAFKDFGGRFMAQCIGAFSQGERVTILTATSGDTGAAVAHAFYQMPGVDVVILYPQGKISLAQQKLFTTLGENIHCYAVEGSFDDCQALVKQAFLDDEVKQTLGLNSANSINISRLLAQVCYYFEAFAQLTAAERAQVHVSVPSGNFGNVCAAMIAAALGLPVKRLSATTNQNDTVPRYLDSGQWQPNATLESISNAMDVSKPNNWPRVESMLDSGYFPKYEFYSRSVSEERTQEVMRQVAKGGYVTEPHTAIAYEGLQLDGQPEETGIFLATAHPAKFRETVEAVLEQAIEMPEALASALEKPCLAEPLSADYEALKQAILTRLVR
- a CDS encoding riboflavin synthase, whose protein sequence is MFTGIIEATGTLTELTLKQGDLSVRVTSTTLDMNDVQLGDSIATNGVCLTVVEKFADGFRADVSNETLKLTRFGEYRVGQKVNLEKALQPISRLGGHLVSGHVDGIAEVVAVQPNARATDYWLKAPAQLMKYIPYKGSVAIDGISLTVNDLDGDKFKLTIVPHTAQETTIVDFKVGTLLNLEVDQIARYLERLIQGEPVATQQSTLTSSLLAKAGFIK